The genome window TAGGGAAATAGGGGACAAAGTTTCCTGCCAATCAGGCCACAATCTTTGCTGGTCACCTCGCGGGCACCGCCCCCcaccacgcgcgcacacacacgcacgcgtaaAGTTCTTGTCTTCGCGGAAGACAGGTCTCCGTCAGACGGGATGCGGCGAGTCCATCGTCTCGCTCCTCGCTGACCACCCGCGGTGTCGAACGGCGGCCGCAGGCCAGGCTTCCCCCTCGCCCCAGAGCATGGGTCTCGGCAGCTGGCGCGGACCCGAGCACAGACGTCACCGGGAGATACATGGCGCTGCAGCGCACTTGCCCGCATTCCGGGGAACTCAGCGCCGTGGCTCTTCCTGGGACACTTAGGCGCGAGGGGTCGCATTTCGACTCCGGCGATAATGGTGTGACAGCGAGCCGAGCTGAACCCCTCGTGCGAAGCTGCAGAGCGCGTCCTCTCGCTTTTCTTCTCGGTGCAAAACGGGGCTGCCTCCTTTACTCTGTCCCGGCGCCCCGCAGAGAAGGGGAGAAGGGGGCGATCATAACAGCGGGTagaacaagtcctaaggatcatttacagaccgatttaagctctgtgcaaaaactgtgtaatttattacaaggctttaaagctgctaatcgccaccgatcacagcgtctcagccaaacgcgttttcaaaccgcccacttccagtgcgcgtcgtattggaagcgcgacgtcacgcaggcggctgatctgattggatatgtccagtacacgtcactgaacctcctgtgggcagcgagcgtcgtctgcctgtgttacaacgtactccgtgttgacgtgagctgagcgagagtgtttatcttgaggtttcttttcttggacttAATTAATTGCTCCAGTCTTGTTGTGTACcacgtatctagcaatttctagcaattggtgacttgtaaagctgcgacatcgtgcaatgttcgtgaggcatctggcgagcggaatctcTTCAGCTTGTGGGATGCTAGCGCAGGCGAGGATTGATTCACCCGAAAGCCGTGAATCCCAAACGATAACTGACTTTTATTTTCTCTTCTCTCGGAGAGAGAGTACAGTACACTCCTGAGAGAGGGATGCCGGAGCGCCGATGGGCCAGAGGAGAAGGATGCCTGCGAGCGGGCAGGCTCCGGTTACCGCGGCGCCCGACGGGGCGCGGCCACGTAATCTAAACACACATCCAGAGCGGCAGCGCGTGGCGCGCTGCTAGCGTGCACCACATCACTCCCTCCCCAGTGAGTTGCCGAACGTGAGTTTTAAAGGTCAAGGCGAACGGGCACCGTGATGCGCCTCCCACTGCGCGTTGTTCGTGGTGCAGTAGCAGTTTCTGATGTTGCTCTGGTGGGAGGTGCCATGACACCCGGAAACGCCTGTTCTGAGTTCTCAATATGGGCCGGTTTCACGCGGTCTGTAGATATCACCTCGCGTCGACCGCGGATGTCCACCGTAAATTGCTTGCTGGAGCGGGTGAGCACTTTGAAGGGCCCATCGTACGGTGGCTGGAGAGGGCGCGTCACCGCGTCGCGCCGCACAAACACATGGGAGCATGACCACAGTTCCGGGTGCATATAGGTCGGTCGCGGCGTCGGTTGACGAGGCGGCGTGGCACGAAGCTTGCTCATAATGTCGCGTAAGCGGCTGGCGTAGTCTCCGGCAGAAATAGGTCTTTCATCTTCACAACGTGTGAAAAATTCGCCCGGCAGGCGAAGCGTTGTCCCGTAGACCAGCTCTGCGGAACTGCAGCCAATATCGGATTTCACTGCTGTTCTGATGCCAAGAAGGACGAGCGGTAGCGCTTCTGTCCAGCTGTGTCCCTGAGTTGCCATGAGAGCTGCTTTCAGTTGGCGGTGAAAACGTTCCACCATGCCGTTGCTCTGAGGATGATAGGCAGTCGTTCTAATGCGAGAGGTGCCTATCAGCCGTGTTATGCTAGCAAAAAGAGCAGACTCAAATTGCCTTCCTCGGTCAGTTGTAACTGTGGACGGTGCGCCAAAGCGAGCGACCCAGTTGTACAGGAACGCATGAGCGATTGTGTCAGCAGTGATGTCTGCGATGGGCACAGCTTCAACCCAGCGTGTAAATCTGTCCACGCAAGTGAGCAAATATGATTGGCCATTGCAAGGTGGCAGGGGTCCCACAATGTCCAAGTGCACGTGATCAAATCGCGCGTCTGGTGCTGGGAACCTTGCCAATGGCGTCATGGTGTGGCGCTGAACTTTGGAACGTTGGCAGGTGATGCACTCTCGCGTCCACTGTCGGACGTCTCGGTTTATACCCGGCCAGACGTATCTCGCCGTTACCAGCTTTTGCGTGGCTCTAACACCTGGGTGTGCCAGCTTGTGCAGTGACTGGAAGACGTCACGACGGAGGCCCGAGGGAACGAAAGGGCGAGGATTGGCAGTTGACACGTCACAAGACAAGTGATCGTTCGAGTCAGGTAAAGGCAGCCATTGCAACTTTAGCGCGGTTTTCGTTCAGAGCAAGTGGCTCAGTTCATGATCTGCTTGCTGAGCTGTCACCAGCCGAGTCAAATATGTTCCTTCGAAGGGCGCGAGGTGCTTGCCTGCAAGGCCGCCACTGTGTCGGTGAGGCGCGCGATTTCTTCGCGGAGCTCGAGCAAGTGGTTGGGGGAGGAGGCGGAGGTGTTCTCCAGTTGCACGGTCGCCAGGGACGGGGGTGCCGCCGCCATGATTGTGTCAGCGATGGCAGCCATCTTGCCGAGGTCCTTTTCGTCCACCGTAGCAAGAGCCACGAGAACATTGTTGGGGAGGTGCTGAAGAAATATCTCGCGCAAAATTGTACCGTCGAGGCTTGTACCACTTCCCACAAGTCTCTGCATGTGCCGCAGCAACTGGGTCGGTGTGCGGTCGCCAAGGACTGTGTCGCTCAGAAGTTGCCGCATCCGTTCGGGTTCCGATGGGGTGAGGCGCCGAATGAGTGTGTCCTTTAGAGTCTTGTAAGCATTCTCCGCAGGTGGGGCGAGCAGCAGATCGCGGACCTCGCTGGCGGTTCCTGGGGGCAAGCAGCTTATGACGTGGTGGTAGCGCGAGAGGTCGGCTGTGATGCGTCGGGCGGAGAATTGAGCCTCAACTTGTATAAACCATACCTCGGGGTCTGTGGGCCAAAATGGGGGAAGCTTCAAGTCGACAACAGAAACGGCAGGCACGTCGGTGTCACTTTGCGTGTTCATGTTGGGTCACCACTGTGGGATGCTAGCGCAGGCGAGGATTGATTCACCCGAAAGCCGTGAATCCCAAACGATAACtgacttttattttttcttctctcgGAGAGAGAGTACAGTACACTCCTGAGAGAGGGATGCCGGAGCGCCGATGGGCCAGAGGAGAAGGATGCCTGCGAGCGGGCAGGCTCCGGTTACCGCGGCGCCCGACGGGGCGCGGCCACGTAATCTAAACACACATCCAGAGCGGCAGCGCGTGGCGCGCTGCTAGCGTGCACCacaagctcgtcgctgcaatgagcgtcgcgctctcgctatccgttcaacgccacgatccacgtttttgtggctgtaacttcacccctgaagacacaaccacattgcccgagtttacgcttgtcggtgatcgttctcgaattatttttgtttgtccgcatgctgttgcagattgtcgccgtacaggagaataaaataagatctgctggtagtgtggcggcacctgtcggagcagatatataccac of Rhipicephalus sanguineus isolate Rsan-2018 unplaced genomic scaffold, BIME_Rsan_1.4 Seq662, whole genome shotgun sequence contains these proteins:
- the LOC119378049 gene encoding uncharacterized protein LOC119378049; this encodes MNTQSDTDVPAVSVVDLKLPPFWPTDPEVWFIQVEAQFSARRITADLSRYHHVISCLPPGTASEVRDLLLAPPAENAYKTLKDTLIRRLTPSEPERMRQLLSDTVLGDRTPTQLLRHMQRLVGSGTSLDGTILREIFLQHLPNNVLVALATVDEKDLGKMAAIADTIMAAAPPSLATVQLENTSASSPNHLLELREEIARLTDTVAALQASTSRPSKEHI
- the LOC119378048 gene encoding uncharacterized protein K02A2.6-like, coding for MTPLARFPAPDARFDHVHLDIVGPLPPCNGQSYLLTCVDRFTRWVEAVPIADITADTIAHAFLYNWVARFGAPSTVTTDRGRQFESALFASITRLIGTSRIRTTAYHPQSNGMVERFHRQLKAALMATQGHSWTEALPLVLLGIRTAVKSDIGCSSAELVYGTTLRLPGEFFTRCEDERPISAGDYASRLRDIMSKLRATPPRQPTPRPTYMHPELWSCSHVFVRRDAVTRPLQPPYDGPFKVLTRSSKQFTVDIRGRREVISTDRVKPAHIENSEQAFPGVMAPPTRATSETATAPRTTRSGRRITVPVRLDL